AATAGTATGAGAGATAAACCTTATCTATTGATACACAGGTGGTTCTTGACAAGTTTTCTGGTCGCTCCCGTGGTTTTGGGTTCATCACTTTTGATGAGAAAAAAGCTATGGATGAAGCTATTACAGCAATGAATGGAATGGATTTAGATGGGCGAACTATAACTGTTGATAAAGCCCAGCCACATCAGGGTGGGTCAGGCAGAGATCATGATGGAGACCGCAGTCGTGATCGTGGATATGACCGTGATCGTAGCCGTCCCTCTGGTGGGCGAGGTGGTGGAGATTGCTTTAAATGTGGCAAGCCTGGACATTTTGCCAGGGAGTGTCCTTCTGAAAGTAGTAGAGATGGTGGGGGAAGGTATAGCTCAAAGGACGATAGGTACAGTGCAAAGGATGATAGGTATGGTGCGAAAGATGATAGGTACGGTGCAAAGGAGGATAGGTACAGCTCAAAGGATGATAGGTACNNNNNNNNNNNNNNNNNNNNNNNNNNNNNNNNNNNNNNNNNNNNNNNNNNNNNNNNNNNNNNNNNNNNNNNNNNNNNNNNNNNNNNNNNNNNNNNNNNNNNNNNNNNNNNNNNNNNNNNNNNNNNNNNNNNNNNNNNNNNNNNNNNNNNNNNNNNNNNNNNNNNNNNNNNNNNNNNNNNNNNNNNNNNNNNNNNNNNNNNNNNNNNNNNNNNNNNNNNNNNNNNNNNNNNNNNNNNNNNNNNNNNNNNNNNNNNNNNNNNNNNNNNNNNNNNNNNNNNNNNNNNNNNNNNNNNNNNNNNNNNNNNNNNNNNNNNNNNNNNNNNNNNNNNNNNNNNNNNNNNNNNNNNNNNNNNNNNNNNNNNNNNNNNNNNNNNNNNNNNNNNNNNNNNNNNNNNNNNNNNNNNNNNNNNNNNNNNNNNNNNNNNNNNNNNNNNNNNNNNNNNNNNNNNNNNNNNNNNNNNNNNNNNNNNNNNNNNNNNNNNNNNNNNNNNNNNNNNNNNNNNNNNNNNNNNNNNNNNNNNNNNNNNNNNNNNNNNNNNNNNNNNNNNNNNNNNNNNNNNNNNNNNNNNNNNNNNNNNNNNTCTGGTCGCTCCCGTGGTTTTGGGTTCATCACTTTTGATGAGAAAAAAGCTATGGATGAAGCTATTACAGCAATGAATGGAATGGATTTAGATGGGCGAACTATAACTGTTGATAAAGCCCAGCCACATCAGGGTGGGTCAGGCAGAGATCATGATGGAGACCGCAGTCGTGATCGTGGATATGACCGTGATCGTAGCCGTCCCTCTGGTGGGCGAGGTGGTGGAGATTGCTTTAAATGTGGCAAGCCTGGACATTTTGCCAGGGAGTGTCCTTCTGAAAGTAGTAGAGATGGTGGGGGAAGGTATAGCTCAAAGGACGATAGGTACAGTGCAAAGGATGATAGGTATGGTGCGAAAGATGATAGGTACGGTGCAAAGGAGGATAGGTACAGCTCAAAGGATGATAGGTACAGCTCAAAGGATGATAGGTACAGTGCAAAGGATGATAGGTATGGTAGTAGGGATGGTGGAGGTAGTCGCTATGGACCTGACCGCAGTGGAGAGCGTTCTGGAGGACGTAGCAGGGATGGTGGCAGCCGTGGAGGTCCAGGAGGTGAGAGGCACAGTCGTGCTCCATATGATCGCCCCAGAGGTGGTGGCTACTAGAATTCTACGCCAAAAGGTATGTGTATGCATTGGGTTATACTACTGTTTTCTATCACATCTCCGCAAAGTTAAGTGCTGGTAAGACTTAGGTTGAAgttactttatgtttttttttttgcagtgaaAAGAAGTTGAAGGTTTCTGCTTGCGGCTCTCTTGTCAAGTGCGAAGTCAAAGTTACACTGGATGGTCTGTTTTCTTCAATGTATTTGGTTAAGCTCGAGAAAGAAGATGTGTCTCTATTTTGGCCCTAAAGTCAAGAGTCGACTATGTTCCTAAAGTGCTCTCTCTCCTTTTGATATGTTGATCCCTATGGAAACCTTGTGCTTGGTTGGTTTGAGACACAATTTGAGATGTGCTACTTTATGCTTATCGTAATGAATGCGTGGGTTATCCCCCAACACCAAATTTGCAAAAAAGCCTCAGGTACGTGATTGATTGATCTTTACGGAATATCATATCCAGGGTCAACATTTGGTAAAattcaaatgttgttatatttgGGGATATGCCGTTTATTGATTCTGGTAAACAATGATGCAGGATAATCTCTGATACTTGGGTTTAGCCGTGAAATATAACGGCTGGTCTATATAACTTGTGATGGGATTGGAATTTTTTCATTGATGACTGATACTTGGCTTCTGGAACTCAAACTTCCCCCTCACGAGTACAttttttcaggaaaaaaaagaatggttcTTATGAAAATTTAGTGTCATGGTTCCAAGTCAAATCCAATAATTTCGTCAACTAAAGAAATTCCCAATGGATGGCTCGTCTAGAATATGCTCTCTGGGTTTGTCTAGTCTTTCTGGGTTCTCTTCGTGCCTCTTCGTTCTCCCTTGTCTCTTGCTAGTGGCCTGCCTTTGATTCTCTCAATCTCTAGCCTCGAGGAATTGACACATTATATGTTGCTAATATAGCTAGATAAATAGGGTGATTGATTAGTCATATCATGCTTCGATTACTTTCATAATTTGTATTGCGTACATCGCTTGTTAGCTCTTAAGATCTAAGCATGTaatcattaattaaataatttgtagGTCACATGAGTTGTGTCGGGTAAACATTGACTttattatcttatagaaaatgAATAGTATATGCTTGACTAATTAATATAGATGCTTAATGCCACTTACTTTCGTAATTCGTCTTCCATGCATCCCTTAGATGATCTTATGTGTAATGGAGTAAGCAATTTAACTTAAATGAAGATTTTAATTTGTAAGTCACATAAATTAAGACTACTAACTAAGCAAGTTaacaaaaatgaagacttttaaTTTGTAAGTCACATAAATTAAGACTACTAACTAAGCAGTTTaacaaaaatgaagactttGTAATTGTAAGTCACATAAAGAACCAAGCAAATTTACATTATGACTTTGTAGATCACATTAATAAAGACTTTTTTGAGTGACAAAAGTTGTGTAGTTTATTTAGCGTAAACGTTGCCTTCCTTCACTTGGATAGAAAAATTGAACAGGATATAATTctccctcttctctctttgtaatTGAAAATGGAAACTAATGTCTTGTTAATAAATTTAGTATTAGTAGTAGGATCATCTCTCTTGCATCCAGGAGTTTGCTCTCCTTCTTGCAGTTTCTCGGCGATATTCAACTTCGGCGACTCTAATTCCGACACAGGCGGACTCTCCGCCGCATTTGGACAAGCCCCTTTCCCAAATGGACAAACTTTCTTCCACTCCCCTTCTGGTCGTTTCTCTGATGGTCGACTCATCATTGACTTCATAGGTTCTTAGTTCTTACTTCTTTGTACAGACATTAATAAATTCCTCGTATTTTGATATAAAGTTAGAATCTTTAGTAAATTTCTCTGTCTTCTATTGCTGAAAAAATCAGCGGAGGAGTTAGGGTTACCATACCTAAATGCTTTCTTGGACTCCATGGGTTCAAACTTCAGCCATGGTGCTAATTTCGCCACCGCTGGATCCACCGTCCGGCCACCTAACACCACCATTTCTCAGGGCGGTGCGAGTCCCATCTCTCTCGCCGTTCAGTTGGTTCAATTCTCTGATTTCCTCACACGTTCACAACTCATTCGGAACCAAGGTACTTtaaaagtttcaacctttttcatcctaaacatacatatatatatatatatatacacaagaacAATGCTTgcaaaagaaaagtttgaacCTTTTGATCtgttttgggtttacaaataggTGGAGTGTTTAAGCAACTACTTCCGAGAAAAGAGTACTTCTCTGGAGCATTGTACACATTCGACATCGGTCAGAACGATCTCACCGCTGGATTAAAACTCAACATGACTACAGAGCAAATCAAGGCTTAT
The sequence above is drawn from the Camelina sativa cultivar DH55 chromosome 4, Cs, whole genome shotgun sequence genome and encodes:
- the LOC104779853 gene encoding glycine-rich RNA-binding protein RZ1A; translated protein: MSEDPEYRCFIGGLAWSTSDRGLRDAFEKYGHLVEAKVVLDKFSGRSRGFGFITFDEKKAMDEAITAMNGMDLDGRTITVDKAQPHQGGSGRDHDGDRSRDRGYDRDRSRPSGGRGGGDCFKCGKPGHFARECPSESSRDGGGRYSSKDDRYSAKDDRYGAKDDRYGAKEDRYSSKDDRYSSKDDRYSAKDDRYGSRDGGGSRYGPDRSGERSGGRSRDGGSRGGPGGERHSRAPYDRPRGGGY
- the LOC104779854 gene encoding GDSL esterase/lipase At3g26430-like, with protein sequence METNVLLINLVLVVGSSLLHPGVCSPSCSFSAIFNFGDSNSDTGGLSAAFGQAPFPNGQTFFHSPSGRFSDGRLIIDFIAEELGLPYLNAFLDSMGSNFSHGANFATAGSTVRPPNTTISQGGASPISLAVQLVQFSDFLTRSQLIRNQGGVFKQLLPRKEYFSGALYTFDIGQNDLTAGLKLNMTTEQIKAYIPEVLDQFSNAIRKVYSKGGRRFWIHNTAPLGCLPYVLDRFPVPASQMDIHGCAIPRNEIARFYNSELKRRVIGLRKELSKATFTYVDVYSIKLTLITQAKKLGFRYPLIACCGHGGKYNFSNNIRCGAKVMVKGKEVVLAKSCIDVSFRVSWDGIHFTETANKWIFQQINSGTFSDPPLPVKFACTTR